The Streptomyces cyaneogriseus subsp. noncyanogenus region GCCGGTCCGGCGGCCCCGGCAGCGGCCGGGCGGGGACGGCCGTCCGCCCGCGGCGGGCCGGCGGACCCGCCCGGCCGGCGGCACGGACGGCCCGCCGGCCGGTGACGGCGCGGACGGCGCGGACGGCTACGCCGGCGGCGGACGCCCGCCGTCCCGGCGCAGGCACCGCGCGCTGCGCTGGACCGCGCTCACCCTGGCGGTGCTGATACTCGGCGCGGCCGGCGCCGGATACCTCTACTACCAGCACCTCAACGGCAACATCGAGAAGGACCCCCTCAACCTGGGCGACAGCAAGGTCGCCGAACCGACGCCGAACGCCGCCGGGCAGGTCCCGCTGAACATCCTGGTCATCGGCTCCGACGCCCGGGACTCCAAGGAGAACCAGGAACTGGGCGGCGCCCGCGAGACGTTCGGGGCCACCCCGCTGGCGGACGTGCAGATGCTGGTGCACCTGTCCGCGGACCGCAGCAACATGTCGGTCGTGAGCATGCCGCGCGACACCCTGGTGCGCATCCCCAAGTGCACCGACCCGGACGACGGGAAGGTCTACCCCGCCAGCGAGGGGCGGGTGATGACCAATCAGAGCCTCGGACACGGCGGCCCCGGCTGCACGGTGGCGACCTGGCAGGAGCTCACCGGCATCCACATCGACCACTTCGTGATGGTGGACTTCGCGGGCGTGGTGTCGATGGCGGACGCCGTCGGCGGCGTCCCGGTCTGCGTGGACGCCAACATCCACTCCCGCGACAGCAAGGGCCACGGCTCGGGTCTGAAACTGGCCAAGGGCACCCACCCGGTCAAGGGCGAGCAGGCCCTGCAGTGGCTGCGCACCCGCTACGGCTTCGAGGACGGCAGCGACCTCGCCCGCGCCAAGGCGCAGCACATGTACATGAGCGCGATGGTCCGTCAGCTCCGTGAGAACGCCACCCTGAGCAACCCGAACAAGCTGCGCAGGCTCGCCGAGGAGGCGACCGAGGCGCTCACCGTCGACCCGGGCCTCGACACCGTCAAGAAGCTGTACGACCTCAGCACCGAGCTGCGCAAGGTGAAGCCGGAGCGCATCACCATGACCACGATGCCCAACCGGTACGTGGGCGCCCGGGTGGAGCCGACCGAGGACGCCGAGCAGCTCTTCCGGCTGGTGCGGGAGGACATCCCGCTGGACGGCAAGGGCGTGGCGAAGAAGGCGCCGCAGCGGGAGTCGGACGACCCGGACGCCGCCGACGGCGAGATCGCGGTGCAGGTCCGCAACGGCACCCGGACCGACGTCCTGGCCCCGGCGAGCGGACGCGCGTCCACCGTCGCCGGGCTGCTGGCGCAGAAAGGGTTCACCCAGGCGGTCGCCGACCCCGCCGCGTCCCCGAGCGAGGCCCGGACCGTCGTGCGCTTCCCCAGTGCCGAGCTGGAGGGCGACGCCGAGCGGGTCGCCGAGGCCCTCGGGATTCCGCTGAGTTCGGTGAAGCGGTCCACGGAGGTCTCGGGGGTGACGCTGGTCGTGGGCGCGGACTGGCGGGAGGGTACGGAGTACCGGGCGCCCCAGAGTGACGACAAGACGCCCGAGACGGCCGACGCCCTCAACGGCGCGGACGACAAGGCGTGCATGCACGTGGACCCGGCGTTCACCTGGTCCTGACGGCCGGCCGCGTCCCGGCGGAACCCGCGGCGCGCCGCTCAGCGCGCCGCGGCCGTCACCGTCACCCGGCCGAGGCGGCCCCGCGCGCCCCGGTCGTCACCGTGAGCCGGCGTCGGCGTCCGCGCGGACCGCCGGGCGCCGGCTGGCGATCACCTTGCGGGCCAGCGACCGCGGGCTGGTCAGGAAGCCCCAGCCCCACGACATGTGCATGGTGGCCAGCGCGAGGGGGATCTGCGCCCGCGCCTTCAGCGGCAGGCCCTTGCCGGCCGGCACCGACCCGGCGACGATCGCCGCCAGATACCCGCCGGGGATCACGAAGCCCCACGGGGTGAGCGCCGCGCCCACCACGATCCCGGCCGCGATCGCGCACACCGCCGTCGGCGGGGCGAGGTAGCGCAGGTTGATGGAGCCGGAGTGGTAGCGGGCGACGACGTGCCGCCAGCGGCCGTAGTCCTTGTACTGCTTGGCCAGCGCGCGCACGCTCGGCCGGGGCCGGTAGGACACCTTCAGCTCCGGCGAGAACCAGATCAGCCCGCCCGCCTCGCGGATGCGGAAGTTCAGCTCCCAGTCCTGGGCGCGGATGAACTCCTCGTTGTAGCCGCCCTGCTGCTCCAGCGCCTCCCGGCGGAACACGCCGAGGTAGACCGTCTCGGCCGGGCCCGCCTGGCCGCCGGTGTGGAAGGCGGCGTTGCCGACGCCTATCTTCGACGTCATGGCGGCGGCGACGGCGTGCTCCCAGGCGTTCTCCCCCTCGGCGTGCATGATGCCGCCGACGTTCTGCGCGCCGGTCTCCTCCAGCAGCCGTACGGCCGTGGCGATGTAGTTCGGCGAGAGCATGCCGTGCCCGTCGACACGGACGACGACCGGGTGCCTCGACGCCTTGATGGCGGCGTTCAGCGCGGCCGGGGTGCGCCCGCTGGGGTTGGGCACGGTGTGCACGCGCGGGTCCTCGCGGACGAGCTGGGCGGCGATCTCGTCCGTGCGGTCCGTGGACGGACCGAGGGCGATGACGACCTCCATCTCGCCGGCGTACTCCTGCGCGAGGATCGCTTGGACGGCGCCGCGCAGATGCCGCTCCTCGTTGAGGACCGGCATGATCACGGACACGGCGGGAGGCTGCACGTCGGAGTTGGCGTTCATCGGTGCTCACGTTACCGCGAACGGGGGACACCGGTGCGCGCCGCGGGGGCCGCTGCGCCGGGCTGCAGATCGTATCGGCCTACGGTGCTCACGGATCCCGCATCCGGTTCCAGGGCCAGTCCTCGCGGAGGTTTCCCCTTGCCCACGCCGCCCCGCTCTCCCTCCCTCAGGGTCCCGGCCTCACCCGCGCCGGGCGGGCCGCCGCCCCCGCGCCGCCCGCGCCCCTCCGGCCGGGCCGCGCCCGGGCCCGCCGCCGGGCGGAGGCGGCCGCGCTGGGTGCTGCGGGTGGTGACCACCTTGTCGGTGGTGGTCCTCGCCTCGGCCGGCATCGGGCACACGGTGCTCAGCGACCTGGACGCGGACCTCGCCCGGGTCGACGCCTTCAAGGACATGAAGAACCGGCCCCGGGCCGGGCACGGCATGAACGTCCTGCTGGTCGGCACCGACGGCCGCGACCGGATCACCGCGCAGGAGCGGCGCCGGTACCGGCTGGGCGGCGAGCCCTGCCACTGCACCGACACGATCATGATCGTGCACATCTCGGCGGACCGGGAGCGGGCCAGCGTGGTCAGCCTGCCCCGCGACTCGTACGCCGTGACCCCCGCGTACACCGACGCCGCCACCGGCAAGCGGCAGGGCGGCCGGCCGCTCCGGCTGAACGCGGCCTACGCGGAGGGCGGCCCGCAGCTCACCGTCCGCACCGTGGAGGCCATGACCCGCGTGAAGATCGACCACTATCTGGAGATCGACTTCACCAGCTTCATGAAGACCGTCGACGTCCTCGGCGGCGTGCGGGTCTGCACCCCCCGGCCGCTGAAGGACGGCTACACCGGCCTGGACCTGCCGGCCGGCACGCACACCCTGTCCGGCGGGCAGGCCCTCCAGTACGTCCGCGCGCGGCACCTCGACGGCGCCTCCGACCTGGGCCGGATGCAGCGCCAGCAGCAGTTCCTCGCCGCCCTCATCGACCGGGCGACCTCCTCGGGCATCCTGCTGAACCCGCTCAAGTTCCGGGACATGACCCGGGCCGTGCTGGGCTCGGTCCGCGCCGACAAGGGCTTCGGCACCGACGAGCTGCTGGCGCTGGGCCGGGCCATGCGGAACTTCTCCCCCTCCTCGTCGGAGTTCGCGACGGTGCCCATCGAACAGATGGGATACGCCGTCAAGGGCGTCGGCTCGACCCTGAAGTGGGACGCGGCCAAGGCCGAGCGGCTCTTCCGGGCGCTGCGCGAGGACAAGCCGCTCGCCGCCCACCGGCCGCGCGGCGGACCGGTGCCGGACGTGCCGGTGGAGCCGCGGCACATCCGCGTCCAGGTGGAGAACGGCACGCACACGGTCGGACTGGGGCGGCGCGTGGACGCGGCGCTGGCGGCGGCCGGCTTCGGCACCACCGGGGCGCCGGTGAACGCCGCGGACCGCTCCGTACGGCGGACCGTCATCGCCTACGACCCCCGCTGGGACCGCTCCGCGAGGTCGCTCGCGGCGGCGCTGCCGGGCAGCGAGCTGCGGCCGGTCGCGGGGCTCGGGCCCACCCTCAAGGTGATCGCGGGCACCGATTTCACCGGGGTCCGCGAGGTCCGCGCCGAGCAGCCGGTCCGACAGCCGGGCGGCGTGGTGCACGGCGACGAGGTGGTCTGCGGGAAGCCGTGACCGCGGGGCGGGGACCCGGGCCCCCGCCCGGTGGCCGTGTCCCCTGCGCACCGCGGCGGGAGCCGGAACGGCCCCCGCATGGCCGAGCCGCTCCCCGTCCCCCGTGGCGGGCGGGGCCCGGTGGGCGTACGACAAAGGGGCGGGCCGGTTCGCGGCCCGCCCCGCGGCGTACGCCCGCCCGTCCCGAGGAGGACCCCATGGAGCAGCCCGCCACCACGACCGCGATGAGCAAGGAGATGCAGGACTGCGTCGAGGCGTGCATGTCCTGCCACGCCCTGTGCGAGGAGACCATGAGCTCGTGTCTGCAGATGGGCGGTCAGGCCCAGATGCAGATCATGCGCGCGCTGATGGACTGCTCGGAGATGACCCGGCTGTGCGCCGACATGATGATGCGCCGCTCGCCGATGGCGGCCGAGATGTGCGCCCTGTGCGCTCGCGCCTGCGAGATGTGCGCCGAGGCGTGTATGGCGATGCCGGACGATCCGCAGATGAGGCGCTGCGCCGAGGCGTGCCGCCGCTGCGCCGCGACCTGCCGGGCCATGGCGGGCGCCACGATGTGACCCGCCCGGCGACGGCCGAGGGCACCCCGCTCGGGGTGCCCTCACCGTGCCCGGGGTTCACCGGGTCAGTTGCCGGAGACGGTCACCGTCTCGTCGTTCTTCAGCTGCTCCACGAGCTGCTTCACCTTGGCGGTGTCCCACTGGAGGTTGCCGTTGCCGGCGCTGCCCGCGATCGGCATGTTCATGGACTTTCCGTCGCCGCCGCTGACGCCCTTCATCGCCCAGAACATGTCGGCCAGGTCGAACAGGCCCATGTCCTTGTCGACGATCAGCGAGTCCAGGCCGGCGCCCATGGTCGGGTACAGCGTGAACGGGTTGAGCACCGTGGACGGGGTGGCCACCTGGCCGGCCAGGGCCGACAGGAACTTCTGCTGGTTCTTGGTCCGGTCCAGGTCGGAGCCGGCCAGCGCGTAGCGGGTGCGGACGAAGGCGAGGGCCTCCTCGCCGTTCAGGGTCTGCTTGCCCTTCTCGAAGTCGGCGCCGGACTTGGTGTCCTTGATGTCCTGCGGGATGTCCATCTCGACCCCGCCGACCGCGTCCACGATGTTGGCGAAGCCGGCGAAGCCGATCTCGACGTAGTGGTCGATGCGCAGGCCGGTGTTGTGCTCCACGGTGCGCACCAGCAGCTCGGGGCCGTCCTCGGCGTAGGCGGCGTTCAGCTTCACGTGCCGGCCGGTGGCCTCGTACCGCTTGCCGGACTCCGAGCCCACGAAGCTCGGGATCTCCACGTCCGAGTCACGGGGCAGGGAGATCAGCGTGGAGCCGTTGCCGCCGGTGTGCAGGATCATCATCGAGTCCGTGCGCTTGCCCTCGGCGGACCCGGTGTGCAGCTTCTTCTTCTCCTCGTCCGACATGCCCTCGCGGCTGTCGGAGCCGACGATGAGGTAGTTGGTGCCCTCGCCCGCCTCCGGGCGGTCGATGACCTTCGCCAGGTCGACCTCGCGGTTGAGCTTGGAGTCGGCCCAGAAGTAGGTGCCGACCGCCGTCACCACCAGCACGGTCGCGACGGTGATCGCGGTCACCTTGATACGGCGCCGCCAGTCGGGCGCGGAGCGCGGGCCGCGCGGCCCACCGCCGCCGGGGCCCCGGCCGCCGGGGGTGCCGTAGACCTGGCCGGTGTTGTAGCCGCTGTCGTAGCCGCCCGGGTCGCCGTAGCCGTCGTGACCGCGGCCGTCGACGTACGACGGCTGCTGCGGCACCCGGCCGTCCTGGGGCCCGGCCGCCGGGCCCGCGCCGCGCGGCCCGGCCGGGCCGCGGCGGATCTGCCGCATGACGCGCGCGCCCTCGGGCTGCGCGCTCGCGCTGCCGCGTCCGTGTCTGCCGCGGTTGTCGTCGGACCATCCCTCGGGCCAATCATTCATGGCCCCCAGTGTGCAGGTCCCGGCTGTGCCGCATACAGGGGTCGTCGGAAAACAGGGGCGGCGCTGTTGCGAAGCTGACACAAAATACGCCGTCGCCGCCCCGCTTAAGGTGGAGGTCATGACAGACCAGGCACACCACGCCTCCGCCGCCGAGGCCCAGGCCCCGGAGATCCCGGGCAAGCCGACCTCGGCGTCCCGCACCACCCTGAGCCACATCATGACCCACAACGACACCAACCTGCTGGGCACGGTGCACGGTGGTGTCATCATGAAACTGGTCGACGACGCGGCGGGCGCCGTCGCCGGCCGCCACTCCGGCGGTCCGGCCGTCACCGCCTCCATGGACGAGATGGCCTTTTTGGAGCCGGTCCGCGTCGGTGACCTCGTCCATGTGAAGGCCCAGGTCAACTGGACCGGCCGGACCTCGATGGAGGTCGGCGTGCGAGTTCTGGCCGAGCGCTGGAACGAGTCCGCCCCGCCCACCCAGGTGGGCTCGGCCTACCTCGTCTTCGCCGCCGTGGACGCCGACGGCAAGCCGCGCCGCGTGCCGCCGGTGATCCCGGAGACCGAGCAGGACAAGCGCCGCTACCAGGAGGCCCAGATCCGCCGCACCCACCGCCTCGCCCGCCGCCGCGCGATCATGGAGCTGCGGGAGAAGCGGGCGGCGGAGGGC contains the following coding sequences:
- a CDS encoding LCP family protein — its product is MRVVTTLSVVVLASAGIGHTVLSDLDADLARVDAFKDMKNRPRAGHGMNVLLVGTDGRDRITAQERRRYRLGGEPCHCTDTIMIVHISADRERASVVSLPRDSYAVTPAYTDAATGKRQGGRPLRLNAAYAEGGPQLTVRTVEAMTRVKIDHYLEIDFTSFMKTVDVLGGVRVCTPRPLKDGYTGLDLPAGTHTLSGGQALQYVRARHLDGASDLGRMQRQQQFLAALIDRATSSGILLNPLKFRDMTRAVLGSVRADKGFGTDELLALGRAMRNFSPSSSEFATVPIEQMGYAVKGVGSTLKWDAAKAERLFRALREDKPLAAHRPRGGPVPDVPVEPRHIRVQVENGTHTVGLGRRVDAALAAAGFGTTGAPVNAADRSVRRTVIAYDPRWDRSARSLAAALPGSELRPVAGLGPTLKVIAGTDFTGVREVRAEQPVRQPGGVVHGDEVVCGKP
- a CDS encoding LCP family protein, whose protein sequence is MNDWPEGWSDDNRGRHGRGSASAQPEGARVMRQIRRGPAGPRGAGPAAGPQDGRVPQQPSYVDGRGHDGYGDPGGYDSGYNTGQVYGTPGGRGPGGGGPRGPRSAPDWRRRIKVTAITVATVLVVTAVGTYFWADSKLNREVDLAKVIDRPEAGEGTNYLIVGSDSREGMSDEEKKKLHTGSAEGKRTDSMMILHTGGNGSTLISLPRDSDVEIPSFVGSESGKRYEATGRHVKLNAAYAEDGPELLVRTVEHNTGLRIDHYVEIGFAGFANIVDAVGGVEMDIPQDIKDTKSGADFEKGKQTLNGEEALAFVRTRYALAGSDLDRTKNQQKFLSALAGQVATPSTVLNPFTLYPTMGAGLDSLIVDKDMGLFDLADMFWAMKGVSGGDGKSMNMPIAGSAGNGNLQWDTAKVKQLVEQLKNDETVTVSGN
- a CDS encoding LCP family protein, whose amino-acid sequence is MTRNGVQEKDTLPPVRRPRQRPGGDGRPPAAGRRTRPAGGTDGPPAGDGADGADGYAGGGRPPSRRRHRALRWTALTLAVLILGAAGAGYLYYQHLNGNIEKDPLNLGDSKVAEPTPNAAGQVPLNILVIGSDARDSKENQELGGARETFGATPLADVQMLVHLSADRSNMSVVSMPRDTLVRIPKCTDPDDGKVYPASEGRVMTNQSLGHGGPGCTVATWQELTGIHIDHFVMVDFAGVVSMADAVGGVPVCVDANIHSRDSKGHGSGLKLAKGTHPVKGEQALQWLRTRYGFEDGSDLARAKAQHMYMSAMVRQLRENATLSNPNKLRRLAEEATEALTVDPGLDTVKKLYDLSTELRKVKPERITMTTMPNRYVGARVEPTEDAEQLFRLVREDIPLDGKGVAKKAPQRESDDPDAADGEIAVQVRNGTRTDVLAPASGRASTVAGLLAQKGFTQAVADPAASPSEARTVVRFPSAELEGDAERVAEALGIPLSSVKRSTEVSGVTLVVGADWREGTEYRAPQSDDKTPETADALNGADDKACMHVDPAFTWS
- a CDS encoding glycosyltransferase family 2 protein — encoded protein: MNANSDVQPPAVSVIMPVLNEERHLRGAVQAILAQEYAGEMEVVIALGPSTDRTDEIAAQLVREDPRVHTVPNPSGRTPAALNAAIKASRHPVVVRVDGHGMLSPNYIATAVRLLEETGAQNVGGIMHAEGENAWEHAVAAAMTSKIGVGNAAFHTGGQAGPAETVYLGVFRREALEQQGGYNEEFIRAQDWELNFRIREAGGLIWFSPELKVSYRPRPSVRALAKQYKDYGRWRHVVARYHSGSINLRYLAPPTAVCAIAAGIVVGAALTPWGFVIPGGYLAAIVAGSVPAGKGLPLKARAQIPLALATMHMSWGWGFLTSPRSLARKVIASRRPAVRADADAGSR
- a CDS encoding four-helix bundle copper-binding protein; the encoded protein is MEQPATTTAMSKEMQDCVEACMSCHALCEETMSSCLQMGGQAQMQIMRALMDCSEMTRLCADMMMRRSPMAAEMCALCARACEMCAEACMAMPDDPQMRRCAEACRRCAATCRAMAGATM
- a CDS encoding acyl-CoA thioesterase, which encodes MTDQAHHASAAEAQAPEIPGKPTSASRTTLSHIMTHNDTNLLGTVHGGVIMKLVDDAAGAVAGRHSGGPAVTASMDEMAFLEPVRVGDLVHVKAQVNWTGRTSMEVGVRVLAERWNESAPPTQVGSAYLVFAAVDADGKPRRVPPVIPETEQDKRRYQEAQIRRTHRLARRRAIMELREKRAAEGFPD